TGAAATTATTCAATTTTTGCAGGGGCGCAGATCGATAACTGCAAAAAAAATGGAAACGGGAAAAGTAGCAGATGAACACATTACTAATATTATCAAGTGTGGACTCCGGGTTCCTGATCATGGAGCATTAAATCCATGGAAAATAACGATAGTAAAAGGAATATACCGGAAGATATTTGGAGAACAAATTTTACTACCAGAACACCTTAAAACTCATAAGAATTCTGATCCCAATTTGGCCGAATTAGAAAAAAAATAGATTCACGAGGGCTTCTGTAATTTTGATAGTTATATCAACACCAGTTAAAGACACAAAAATACCGACATGGGAAATGCAGCTATCTGCTGGGGCTGTTTGTCAAAATCTTTTGATAGCTGCTCAGTCTTATTCTTATGCTGCTCAATGGTTAACTGAGTGGTATTCAGACAATGATAACGTTCTATGTGCATTGGGGGGGGTGACCCCGGAAAAGATAAGATTGCAGGCTGTATTTACATTGGTACAAAGCAAACTGCACCCACCGAGAGGAAAAGACCGTTATATGATGAGTTGGTTTCAGAATTTGAGTAGAAGAATATAATTATAAAAAAACTTGATTAAATAATTTTAATTGAGTTTTTTGCCATCCTCAAATTGATCTAGTTTCTATGGAAATAACCTTCGTACTGCCCACCAAACCAAATTGAACCGTCAACCGCGTCAGAGATATGACGGATTGAAAGCTGCTGAAGTGACTTAGGCATTAAAGCTTGATCGGTGACTTCCCCTGACAATACATTCAAATAAGTTAAGGATGGAGACATGCTCGCCAAATTAAGCTTTTGACCTGGAAAATCTGGATGCGTGGGGATACCACCATTGGCAACTACAATGGTATTTTTATCACTTTTTAAAAGGATTTGATGGGGTCCAATTCCCTTGGTTTCAAACTCACCAATGCGGTTATAAGCGTTACCAACATTGTAAATTCCAATTACTCCAAGATCATTTTCGAAGTCGTTTTCGCTGGCAAAGAGTAGTCTCCCATCTTCTGAAAAAAAACCATGGCCTTAGAAGTGACGATTTGCCGGAGTTTCAAAAGCAAATACCTGCTTTTGAAGGTGAAGATCCATCACTACGGCAAAGCGGCCTGGACGACGTGTGAAAATAACCCCAGTTTTTCGGTCAGGGCTGATCGCTGTGTCATGACCCCTGCCAGGAAGAATTTCTTGAAATTTGATGGCCCCACCTTCGTCGACAGCAACTACTGCATGATTGCCGTCAGCTTGTTTCTGAGAACTGACGAATAAGAATGGTTGTTCTTCGTGAGTTTGATGGTACCCAGCAAAAGGTAAAGCAAAGCCAGCTGCTGCAGTTAAAAAGGATCGCCTATTAATAGTATCAATCACCATCAAGTGAATTAAATCCCAACATTAGCCCAAGTGCCCTGAATTAAGATGTTTGTACTATTTGGATTGCTCTTACGAGTGAGTCATTTGAACGAGACAAAACTTTATGTCTATGATCAGATTTTACTATATCAATCCACGGGCTACTAATCGTTTTCAACTCTTCTTTCACCCGGCTCAATTCGAACTTGAAAGATTCTTGTGCGTTACCCGCTTTTTTCGCCACAAGCTCAGAGATGCCACTACTAAGCACCCTCTCTACAGCACCGATGTTGACTGCCAAAGTAGTAGCAGTCAAATCAGACCGCCAGAATGGCGCTCGCTTTGGTTTAGGCTTTCCAGGTAACTTGCCAATTGAAACTGCGATTTTCAGTTCACCAACGATTTGCAATTGTGTTGCGGCTACTTTGATCAATTCTTGGACTACTTCACCAGGAGAATTGTAAAGAGAATTTGCCTGGCCAGCATTTATTATTTCAGCTGCATATCCCGCCTCACCCTGCCAGCTATCTGAAAGTGAATTGGCATTTATTGCGATCACACCAGCAATTGATCTTAGGTAGTTACATCGATGGGCATTGCCAGTGAATAGTGTTTCTGAATCAATACCGAAGAGTATGAACTTCAAGGCCAATAAGCCTTGAACTGCAACACTTTTTTTTGCAAGTGTCTCAATGTTTAATAGCGTTGGATCTTGCGAATCAAGTCCCTTTCGAACTTGGCGAAGAGGACGACCTCTGGGGTCTGGCCAATAGAAAAGCTTTTCAAATCGATTAGCCTCAAGGACTGGACCAAAACGATACATTTCAATTTTGGACCAATGTAATACTAGACTCTCAAAGCTTATGCGGACTGTTTCAAGATGCTCCCTAGAAGGATAATCACAAAGAATGTTGACTGGCTCTTTCAGCTCCAAGGATGCATCTGCAAACGCTTGATGGGCTGGCAGAATAACATCCTCAAGCTTTGTCTTCAGCATGTGAGCAAAATCTAATTCCTCTGCTGCTTCGGCTGTTGAGGTGGCAAGCGTTAAGACGAGGTATCCGATTACAAATTGCATTTAAAATATGACTCCTACAGGCTTTCTAGAAAGGAAATTAGAGCCTGTCGTTCGGCAGGTTTCATACTAATAACTTTGTCCCGTGCTTTCTTTGCCTCACCTCCATGCCACAAAATAGCCTCAAGCAAATTACGCGCACGGCCGTCATGTAAAAAATATGTATGACCGCTGACCTCTTCGGTCAGCCCAATGCCCCAAAGTGGCGCCGTACGCCATTCTCTTCCACTTGCTTCACCCACCGTCTGGCCATCTGCTAAACCTTCACCCATATCGTGAAGTAAGAGATCGGTATAAGGCCAGATCAACTGGAAGCGATGCTCAGGCTGTTTAGCTTCTTGACTTGTGACATAGTTAGCTCTGTGGCAGGCAGCACAGCCCGTCTCATGAAATAGCTGCTTACCAGCAAGCACTTCAGGTGCATCCACATTTCGACGAGCTGGTACAGCCAGGTTCTTGGCATAAAATACTACTAAGTCTAATATGGGGTCTGGAGCTTCTGTGTCTCCCAAATGCAATTGAATGCCATTAGGCATAGAAGTGCATGACCCTTGGTTTTGGGTACAATCACCATATGAATTTTTTATTTCGGGGTTAGATATCCCAATATCACCCACAAATGCCCCAGCAGATTGAGCCCTTACCGTGGCATCAGTTGCCTTCCAGCCAAAGCGCCCGAGCACCAATTTACCTGTTTTGGTATCTCGCACTATTTGTGGCTTGCCGGATATACCATCTCCATTTTTGTCATCTGGATCAGCAAGCGCCAAGATGTCAGCCTGGTGTATAGCCTCCATCAGTCCCAGCCCAATCATGGGTGTTGCAACCCGAGGTGAAACCTGAACATCTTCTGCCATGGGCCCGTAACCAAGAGCAGCGACAGCATAGCTGGGTCTTCGGAGCATTACAGTTTCGTCGCCATTTAAGGCAACTGGAAATTCTTGATAGTCGACGACCATTTGACCTTCTGCTGGTAAACCTGGCACACCAAAATCCTGCAATTGATTCCCGTAAGTTGGCTCCGGAATGCTGAGGAGGGTTTTGTCGACAAGTGCCAGCAACTGCTTATCTGTTCTTGGTGGAACTGAAAGACGCAAAAACATCGAAGTTGCTTGATCATTAGGTCCAGAGGGTGGGTGACCTCGTCCGTCTTTGAGGTGGCAGCGCTTGCATGAGCGGGCATTAAACAACGGCCCCAAACCGTCAGAAGCGTGGGTTGAAGAGGGAGAGCTAACCCAGACTTTTTTGAAGAGACCGTTGCCAACAAAGAAGTCTTGTTTGCCTTTGCCTTTCAAATTAGCGCTTGGATGGGAAAACGCGTTTCCATTGGGTAAGGCCCTGGAAGTGGAGGCTCCGGCTGAATTGGCTTCAAATGCCATCGGTTTGGAGAAATCTGTTGGAAGCGCCGTAACAGCAGCAGCACGAACCTTCTCTTGAGTTGTCAGGTCATTGCGATATTGCAGGAAACCATGATCTCCGGCGATTGCCGAATCAAAGACCAAAAAACAGAGTAGAGCAGGCAAGGATCTCATTTCATTCCAACAGACTGAATCAGATACGAGGGAGAGGCCTTGCAGCAAAGGTATTCGTGCTGAAAAGCCCCCTAGCAGAGTTCTTATTGGAAAACTGCGTTGGGATTGTCCAGACTATTGGAGCCTTCAATCTCAATAGTACCAAGGCCAAGTGCTGCAAAAGCTCGCTCAATTGGGCGAGTTTGCGCGATAAGAGAATCGATTGCGGCCTGAACAACCGCATTCCCGGCTGTATTTCCCTCTCCAAT
Above is a genomic segment from SAR324 cluster bacterium containing:
- a CDS encoding nitroreductase family protein; its protein translation is MIVISTPVKDTKIPTWEMQLSAGAVCQNLLIAAQSYSYAAQWLTEWYSDNDNVLCALGGVTPEKIRLQAVFTLVQSKLHPPRGKDRYMMSWFQNLSRRI
- a CDS encoding nitroreductase family protein, coding for MNEIIQFLQGRRSITAKKMETGKVADEHITNIIKCGLRVPDHGALNPWKITIVKGIYRKIFGEQILLPEHLKTHKNSDPNLAELEKK
- a CDS encoding imelysin family protein, which encodes MQFVIGYLVLTLATSTAEAAEELDFAHMLKTKLEDVILPAHQAFADASLELKEPVNILCDYPSREHLETVRISFESLVLHWSKIEMYRFGPVLEANRFEKLFYWPDPRGRPLRQVRKGLDSQDPTLLNIETLAKKSVAVQGLLALKFILFGIDSETLFTGNAHRCNYLRSIAGVIAINANSLSDSWQGEAGYAAEIINAGQANSLYNSPGEVVQELIKVAATQLQIVGELKIAVSIGKLPGKPKPKRAPFWRSDLTATTLAVNIGAVERVLSSGISELVAKKAGNAQESFKFELSRVKEELKTISSPWIDIVKSDHRHKVLSRSNDSLVRAIQIVQTS
- a CDS encoding di-heme oxidoredictase family protein; translated protein: MRSLPALLCFLVFDSAIAGDHGFLQYRNDLTTQEKVRAAAVTALPTDFSKPMAFEANSAGASTSRALPNGNAFSHPSANLKGKGKQDFFVGNGLFKKVWVSSPSSTHASDGLGPLFNARSCKRCHLKDGRGHPPSGPNDQATSMFLRLSVPPRTDKQLLALVDKTLLSIPEPTYGNQLQDFGVPGLPAEGQMVVDYQEFPVALNGDETVMLRRPSYAVAALGYGPMAEDVQVSPRVATPMIGLGLMEAIHQADILALADPDDKNGDGISGKPQIVRDTKTGKLVLGRFGWKATDATVRAQSAGAFVGDIGISNPEIKNSYGDCTQNQGSCTSMPNGIQLHLGDTEAPDPILDLVVFYAKNLAVPARRNVDAPEVLAGKQLFHETGCAACHRANYVTSQEAKQPEHRFQLIWPYTDLLLHDMGEGLADGQTVGEASGREWRTAPLWGIGLTEEVSGHTYFLHDGRARNLLEAILWHGGEAKKARDKVISMKPAERQALISFLESL